The Balaenoptera acutorostrata chromosome 2, mBalAcu1.1, whole genome shotgun sequence genomic sequence CAAACCAAGATCACGCAGGTGACCTGAAAAGAGACCAAACGGTGTATTACTTTCTCTGTAGCAGTGTTTCAGACTGAGTGTTTATCCATGGTGCCTGCAGTTATATGTAAATGTAGTTACAAGTTCTTTCTTATTTGGACCTGGAATTAAgctgattttctttctcaatgAAAGGCGGGCCTTACTAAAAGAAAATCTGAAGCCAGTATCTTGTTCTCCTCAGAGTAGAGGCCTCCCTCGCCCGAGGACTCTTCTGAGCCCCCACTCGGGACTCGGGTCCGCCGCGGGACGGGCGGCTCCAGGAATGGGACCCGGAGCTGGGAGGGTTGGGGTGGGCCCCTCGCCGGCTCTGCTCTGCGGCCCCGGCTCCTTCCTGAGCGCGGGCCCCGCCGTGCTGTTGAGGAACCTCCTTCAGCGTCAAGCGTTTTTATTGCGGCTCCACCAGGGTGTTTGGCTCGCACGCCTCACGCCCGCCTAGCACGATTTAGGGCTGTGGCTGGGTCACCGCCAGCACCTGGGGACCTGCTGGCTGAACAGCAGGCTGGGTCCCGGAGGAGCCAGGCCTGCGGAGGGTTGGGCGCACCTCTGCTCTAGGTTCTTGCTGATTCACGCCCTTCCGTCTCAGCCATGTTTGACAGAGAGAACAAGGCCGGCGTGAACTTCAGCGAGTTCACCGGTGTCTGGAAGTACATCACGGACTGGCAGAACGTCTTCCGCACCTACGACAGGGACAACTCGGGCATGATCGACAAGAACGAGCTCAAGCAAGCCCTCTCAGGTTTTGGTAAAACACTTGTCTTGGCTGCGTAGCTCTTTCATTTTGGAGCAGGGCCATAAGGTTTATCTTGTTACTGTATTCaacttaatgatttttaaagcagTCTATGTGAAATTGTTGTTTACATTacacagttttatattttcatgttactTATATCGTGAAGGCTTGTATTTGACTTGGAGGCTTCTATACAGTTTTTCATCCAAAATGAGATAAGGGCTATGCAGtagttttgtcttttgtgaaGTGGAGTGATGTCACAGGCACATTGAGAATGTGGCTTTTGAAACAATTTAAAGTGAACAAGTCAAAATAAAACAGTGTAGGACTATTTATATGTCCTGACATGAAAATACCCAGCAGGAAGATAGAATGCCCACGGGGGACGAGCCCGTGAGTGGCGTGGAGCGTAGGCCTGAGTGTGGAAGCGCCCATTCTCAAGTGCATGTCCGCACATGTGCCGCGTGCATGCCAGTCTGAGCGTGTGCTGTGCTCTGAGCAGTGCTCACGTGGCGCCTTCCAGAGCGCGGCAGCGGGCCTTCTGGTCCAGCGTGCACGTGGGCCTGAGGCGGACTTGGGATTTGTTATTTATGGAGGGACGACTGTAGCCGGTACACCAGGGTTCTGGTTAGTTTGACATTCACTGGGCCCTCTGTTCGCAGGGCCCTTCTGTCAGATTACAATGTACTTTATTCTGACTAGTTCAGGGTTTAATAATACAAAGTACATTTTGGTTCTTGTGGTTGTTCATgtgcttctcccctccccctctctttctctgggCGTGTCCTTTATGGCTGTCCTCTCCggtttctctttcttgctttggAGGCTCTGGGACCCCACAGGAAGTTTGTGTTGTGAGCCTGCCACGCGTGGGTCAGGCTTTGGGCAGGCCATTGACCTCAGGTTCTCTGAATTGACACTTGGAATGCAGCTGACCTTGCTGTGCCTcaggtggggggctgggagggaggaggcccccACAGAGCAGTCCTGGGCAGGAGGGAGCCGGAGGCCTGGCCGGCTGGAGCCTGGACCCTGTGAGTTAACTTCCGGACTGGTGACCTCAGGTGCCACCGAACACAGTGTTTCTAACCTTGTCAGGCCCCGGAGCCCTCTTTTGACTTAGTGCCAGTGACCGTCGCGTCCTGGGAGCTCAGGTTGGAAATGCGGAGGTCGACAAGCCCTGGTCAGACCTGGGACATTTGTGGCTGTGGTAGGTCAGCGGTGGTCCCTCAAGGTCAGGAGCCGACAGGCCCTGTTGAGCTGGGCAGAGCCGAGATCCCTCCTGACTTCCAGCTCTTCCTGGAAAAAGTAAATATCCCGTTGCAGCATTGCTTCAGTTATTCCAAAAAGTTTCTGCCTGTGATCGGTCCGCCGTTTCCTAGTGCCTGCTCTGGAGCCTTTTCTTCCCCGCAAGGGCACCGTCATCCTTCACAGGTTACTTGTTAGCAACTGTTAGGAAATGTGCCCCAGGAGTGAAATTTCCTGTTTTGGTTTCACCCCTAAGAACAAGCGTCTGTCGGCCAAGCTGGGGGCTGTGTTGTAGCTCAGCAGATGCGTGAGGGAGTCGGGGGTGCGGGGGGAGGTCAGGCCCTAAGGTGTCCTCTGACCTCTGTTAGTGCCACACAGGGTCTCAGGCCTGCCCTGGCGGGGCTGTGTGACTGACCGGCGCAGCCGCTGGATTTGATGGTCCATCCGTTCGTTTTTTAGGCTCTTATTCCTAGTATGTGCTACATGCCAGGTGCAGAGACCTGGAAGTAAGAAGGTGCATAAGGCCTGGGCCTCACACTCTGCTAGTTGCGGGGGGCTGACAGCCCCATCCCCAGCAAACGGCCCCATCCtgcacccagcccctggcaggcCAAGGCCAATGTGGTTTTTATAAGGAATTTCACGAGAGTGTAGTGAACCTTCACTTCCTCTTTGCTCGCTTTCACCCACTTTCCATCTTCCTGCTGCACTTGCTCCGCCCCCCTTTTCACGCTGAGGAGTCCAAGCCGGCACCCTGTCACTTCGTCCCTGGAGCCCAAGCCTTTGGCTCCCCTGACCAAGTTAGCAGTGTGTTGACGGCCGGGTCGGCTGAGTTAGGCCCCGGCAGGTGTACAGCAGCCTCCGCCCCTTTCTTGGTGCCGCTGGCTCCGTGTAGACACGGGTGGTGCCCTGATCCGGATCTGTCCTTTGCCATGGTCACTGACTGGCGCCCGGCTTTGCTCCTGGTGCTGAGAGCGGGCGCTGGATGCCCCGTGGAGGTTGCTGGTTCTCAGGAAAGAAGGGCTTGTTCCCCCCACTGGGCATCTGTGCCCTGGAAGTGCAGCAGCGGGGCCGGGGGACACACAGTGAGGGGGCCAGCAGCGTTTCCACCTGCCTCACTGACCCTAAAATGGTCTGCTGAGGGGGGCTCACGTCTTGGGTTTTGGAGGGGGGAGCGGGCCAGAGGTCCGAGAGTCCCGGCAGCCGGCGGAGCCCTGTCTGATTCCGGAGCTCTGCTCTCCCTGCTGCTGTGTCTTTGTCACCATCTCGTGTGTCCTTTCCCAGCCTGGGCAGGAAACCATTGCACAGCAATGGCTTGGGCGGGCACTGCCCTGTCACCATGTCCCAAGCTCACCCTCACCAGCCGGGCCTCTGTGTCTCTGGGCCACAGGCACCGGTGCTGGGCGTGAGGGGGCGCCCATCCAGCACCCGCCCGTCTCTCTTTTCTAAGTTGGGGTCCTGTCTTCTACTCACCTGCAGGGCAGAGGGCCCTGGATTTAAGTCACAGGAGGCATAGAGCGCGCTGACCACTCTGGAAAGCACTGTCACGTGTTTGCATGTGTGACTCTTTTTCAGTAGAGTGATGAAGTGCCTGTACAGGTAATTAACTGTGACGTTCACGCAGGCAGTAGGTGTGCATATCCTTGCAAAGATCCCAGCGAGGCTGAAAACCAGTAAAAATATGTTGGCACCTGGATCTTGTCTCCTGAATAAGTAAGGAAACCACGGTCACACAGGTGGTGAGgttaggagggaaggaaggggaagggctTAGAGCCGCCCCGGGGCGTCCTTGCTGGAGGCCTTCCAGGACGCCCAGCAAGCTGAAGGTGGAGTCAGGGACTCCGCCGTCACCTGGGTGACCCTTCGAGGGCTTCAGTCTGTGTGCGGCCGCCTTGCTCCTCACGGCCTGACTGAGGTGGAGGAGGGGCCGTCAGTCAGCCTCCTCGCTCCTGGGCGCCTCGTTCCTCCTGCGGGTTTAGCTGGCGAAGCCTCCTCCAGCAGCGAGTGACCCAGGGCAGCCGAGTGTCGGGAAGGtcagcagtgaagggcttctaaGGAGGCTAGCTCCGCAGCGGTCCGGAAGGCCCCTGGGCCGAGGGGCATGGCCCTGGGGTTGGTGAGAACTAGTGACTGGGTGACTCGGGACCCTCCAGGAAGGGGCTGCTGCTCTCTGAGTGAGCCCCTCCTCGCACAGTGGCCACCAGGCTCTCAGTGTGTTGCAGTGCGCTTGCACCCGGGACCCCTGGGGCCCGTGTCGTGTCGTGTTCTcgggagggagaggctggggcctggggagcGAGCGTGTGTGCTGACTCTGCTCTCCTCCTCCAGGGTACCGGCTCTCTGACCAGTTTCACGACACCCTCATTCGGAAGTTCGACAGACAAGGACGGGGGCAGATCGCCTTTGACGACTTCATCCAGGGCTGCATCGTCTTGCAGGTACCGGCTGCGCGGGGCCCGCAGGCGATGACTGCGGGAAGGGGTGGGATGACGAAGCAGGGGCGCAGGAGTCAGACACGTAAAACTGGTTCCGGAACTTAGAGGAGTTAGTGTGCTGTTTGGAGGAGTAGCTAGTTGCTCTGTTAGACGGAGGTGCAGACAGCagggcccctcctgccctggAAACACCGGGAGCTGTCCATTTGGAGGGGATCCGGTGGGCTCTTTCCATGCATACCCCGGTATTTTGGTGTATTTCATTATGAGAATTGGGTGAGCTTCTGTCGTGTGCGCTGCTGGCTCCTAAGCTAGGAGCTGTGCCCTGAGCGCAGGGGGCCCTGTTTGGGTGTTAGAAACAGTGTCTGGCGGGGCTGGTGATCCCAGTGACCGCCGCCTCACGGTTCCCTGCGCTGCTTCTGTGGTTCCCTCTGCGGCCTCACTGCTTCACCCAGGAGAGAACTAAGTGCAGGCCCAGAGGAGCCCTCCTAGGATGGAGGGCGGGAGCCCTCGAGCCGCCCTGGCTGTTCCCACACAGTCCCTGCTCCTGTTTCTCGGTAGGGAGCCCAGTTCCATAGATTTAAGCTTTAGAAATGCAGTGAATTGGTATAAACCCTCATGTCtttcaaaactttcttttttgacaaatctcaaaaaaaaaaaaatagcagagacAACAGTATAATGAACCCATGTGCCCATTATTTAGCTTCAGCAGTTATCAACTCATGGCCAAGTCCACGTAAGACTCTGTGACACCCTCCCTCTTAATTCTGTCACAATTCCATTTATGGGAAGCAAATGTGTTTTCCCTAAGTATTTCAGTAGAACCAATCCCTGAAAGATATCCTCGCAGTTTGCATTCAAATCGAGGTTCCATCTTGTTGGTTTTAGAATCCACAGAGGGGTGTGCTGGGCACGAGGTTATCAGTATAATTTGGAATTTGGGAAAGCATTCTCAGGTTTTCTCCCCGTTAAAGCGATAGTTCAGTAAGTGAAGTTTTTCTGCCTGGTCTGCTATCCTGATTTCTTTCCCGGGGAATCTGGGCCCATCAGTCCCTGTCCTTCAGTGACTTGGAGAGCCAGGTCTGTTAGCATTTAAGCCTCACGTCTCTGAAAAGCGGAGAGCCTTACCCCGTCTCTCCCTCTCAGGGTCTGGTGAGGCAGGATTACGTGTTTGCAGTGTTGTCGGCACACGTTAGGAACAGGTGTAGCGTGAAAGTCTCTCACTAGGATCTGCGTCTGGATCGCTATGGGCTTAGGATTTTCATCTGAGGTTATGTCCCATAAGTGACCACCTGATCCTTATACCTCTGCGTAAGCAAGGGTCCTCGCATGTCAGCTTTCAGCCCCCAGAGTAGCAGGATCTGAGTGCCCTGAGAAGCTCACGCGGTGCCTCTGCCAGGAGGCTGCCCGCAGCTGGCCGTGGCCTCTGGGCCGTGCTGGAAGCCGGCTGCTggccctgctccctcccacccGTGGAGAAGGAGCCTAGACGCTGGACAGAGGTGGGGACTCGGAAAGGAAAGGCTAAGCTGCAGGCCACATGTAAAAAGTCCTCAAAAGCCCTCAAAAGCGTTTTCTTTCATCTGCCtcttgccaaaaagaaaaagcctttttgaaaattgttttctacGAAGCAACATGGAAACCTGTAGAAATCTTGGGAAAAGACAGTTAAGTGTAAAGAAAGGGAAGTCACCCATCGGTCTCCCGGCGGGAGGTTGCCGCCGCTGGTGGTTTCTGTGGTGTGTGTCACGCCGGCAGCTCACACACAGGAAGCCCCTGGCTAACGCCTGTGCGGACTGTCACCTGTGTCAGCCCGTGTGTGGTTGGCCGTCAGCCTGCCCAGCACAGGAGCGGGGCGGAACTGGAGAGACTGAGGTGCAGGAGACACGGCTCACAGGCCAGGCTGCAGCCTTGCTCTCGGCccctgggcaggtgggcaggcgaCCACCAAGGTCACGATGAGCCTGGGGCACTGTCTTCTGTCAGCAGGATTCTTCAGAGCCTGCCATGGTTGCCCAGCATCTGTCATTTGGGGTGGCACTTACCTAACCGTGCCTGCTCTCGGGCGGCCAGGCTTGTGAACAGACTGAGGTGGCGCCCGGGGGGTGTGGTCAGACAGGAGGGGCTCGGGCATCAGGTAGGAGGTGGGTGggcagcagagaggaggaggggcggaggggggtctgtagcaggggtggggggcgtcgggcaggaggaggtgggcaggcaggtcctgagtggggaggggggctgggcatCAGCCAGGGTCCTGGGCTGGCACAAGGAGATCCTGCCCTTCTGGCTCTGCGCTGGGCTTCCCCTGTTGGGCAGCAGGTTCTAAAGAAGGAGCCCAGTGGGGGCTGGTTTCCCTTTGTCCTGAGCGGCACGTGGCCAGAGCAGAGGTGAGCCTTCAGGGAGGCCCCCAGGAGAACAGTCTTAGAGTGGGAAGGGAGGACCCAGGCTCACCACCATGGACTTGGGAAGCCAGGTTCCGGGGCCACAGGGCTCCGCCAGGACCCAGGGCCGCGGTGTGTAGTGGAGCTGCACTGGCGGCTCGCCCGCCTACCCGCTGCTGTCCTGCCCCCGCATCTCCAGGGTGGACCGGCCTGGCTTTTGAGGGTGGCCGAGGGCACCTCGCCCGTGCCCCTCTGCGGGCAGAGACATGAATGCTTCTGAAATTGGGTTCCTGAATGCCCTTGTACCAGTACAGTTGGTTCCTTCTGTTTGATAAGTATTAGATCTAAACACCTGTTGTTTTTTCCTCAGAGGTTGACAGATATATTCAGACGCTACGATACGGATCAGGACGGCTGGATTCAGGTGTCATATGAACAGTATCTTTCCATGGTCTTCAGCATCGTATGACACTGGCCTTCTGCAAATACCAACGGGACTTAcggaaaaaaagactgaaaatgccAAATCTCTCACCTGTAACGAAATGGTACGCAGATGAGTTAGATACTGCTTTTCCTTTAGATTTTGTATAATTACTCCTTGGGGACCAGTACATACGTGGATAAGCGGGTTGATGTTTTGCAGTTGTAACGGTAGTTACGTCATTACTTAGGTTCACACATTTGATTTGAGGCTGTTTAATTGTGCCATGAGGTAAGATATAATAATGTTACAGGGACTCTGCTTGCAAAAAACTCATCATGTGCTTTTCTAGATAGCTCCAGTTCTAGAGTGGAAATACTTTATTAGCCAAtaggaattttaaataatatggaaCTTGCACAGAAGGCTGCTCACGTGCCTTACTTTTTAAGGGGGTTTATTGTATTCATTGGAATATGCAGCGTAAGCAATAAAGCACATGTGCCCTTGTCCCCATCCGTCTCAGCTGTGCTCACCTGGAGCTCCGAGGGGTCCGGCACCTTCTGGGGTGTGCCCTGGCTTGCTCGTGGAAATCCCGAGATTCATCCATCCTCTGTGACAGGAGGTGGTTTGCATTTCCTGAAACTTCTTTGGAAATACAAACCCAAATTTGATTTAGAAGGGAATGGgttttctttcacttactaatGATGCACCTCTGTGCCCTCTGATGGACTGTTAATTACGGTTTTTCACACATGAAAGCGGAAGGAGGGATGCAGTCAGCCCCCCACGTGGTGGGCGCACAGCCAGTCCCAGGGTGGCCCTGTGCCCGTCCACACGGAATCGCTTTAGGCTCTTTCTGTCCCCTCACCCTTTAAGTGTGCTTCCCCAAACCAGGATTTGGGGTGGGGGCTGTGAGGATGTTGGGATTCTGGGTGGGTGTCAGTGATCTATAAATGG encodes the following:
- the PDCD6 gene encoding programmed cell death protein 6 isoform X2; amino-acid sequence: MAAYPYRPGPGAGPSAGAALPDQSFLWNVFQRVDKDRSGVISDNELQQALSNGTWTPFNPVTVRSIISMFDRENKAGVNFSEFTGVWKYITDWQNVFRTYDRDNSGMIDKNELKQALSGYRLSDQFHDTLIRKFDRQGRGQIAFDDFIQGCIVLQRLTDIFRRYDTDQDGWIQVSYEQYLSMVFSIV
- the PDCD6 gene encoding programmed cell death protein 6 isoform X1, whose product is MAAYPYRPGPGAGPSAGAALPDQSFLWNVFQRVDKDRSGVISDNELQQALSNGTWTPFNPVTVRSIISMFDRENKAGVNFSEFTGVWKYITDWQNVFRTYDRDNSGMIDKNELKQALSGFGYRLSDQFHDTLIRKFDRQGRGQIAFDDFIQGCIVLQRLTDIFRRYDTDQDGWIQVSYEQYLSMVFSIV